A region from the Hydra vulgaris chromosome 10, alternate assembly HydraT2T_AEP genome encodes:
- the LOC136086401 gene encoding histone-lysine N-methyltransferase SETMAR-like, which translates to MTPKPSIHQKKVLLCVWWTTAGIVHYELLPSGQNITAEIYSAQLDRVSVALHQKQAALANRKGVVFYQDYARSHTAKITRETLARLQLEILPHPPYSPELVPSDYNLFLALDNLIRNRQFRNREGLENKSI; encoded by the coding sequence ATGACTCCTAAGCCAAGCATTCaccaaaaaaaggttttactgTGTGTATGGTGGACTACAGCTGGTATCGTTCACTATGAGTTGCTACCAAGTGGACAAAACATTACTGCTGAGATATACTCAGCCCAATTGGACAGAGTTTCAGTTGCTCTTCACCAAAAACAAGCAGCTTTGGCAAACAGAAAAGGTGTTGTATTCTACCAGGACTACGCCAGATCGCACACCGCAAAAATCACGCGGGAAACTCTAGCACGTTTACAATTGGAGATTCTACCTCACCCTCCGTATTCACCAGAACTTGTGCCAAGCGACTATAACCTGTTTTTGGCCCTGGATAATCTTATAAGGAATCGACAGTTTCGAAATAGAGAAGGTCTCGAAAATaagtcaatttaa